One stretch of Longimicrobium sp. DNA includes these proteins:
- a CDS encoding DegT/DnrJ/EryC1/StrS family aminotransferase: MNVPLLDLKEQYRTVAADIAAAMQQVIEDQRFILGPVVDEFEHQVEAALGVRHAVGCASGTDALILPLRALDCPGAEVVTSPFTFFATASTIHLVGARPVFADIDAETFNLDPAAAEAAVTERTRAVMPVHLFGQMAEMEAFRALGDRRGIAVIEDAAQAIGARQRTSDGTVITTGTLGDACGFSFFPTKNLGAFGDAGMTVTNDDAVAERLRKLRVHGGRQMYHHEEVGYNSRLDALQAAVLSAKLPHLEAWSAARRRHATFYDQALAGIDGLATPVVRPGNESIVNQYTVRVTGGKRDALREHLTARGVGCSVYYPVPLHLQECFAYLGHREGEFPESERACREVLSLPVYPELTPDQLGYVAETIRGFFGA, encoded by the coding sequence ACCTGAAGGAGCAGTACCGCACCGTCGCCGCTGACATCGCGGCGGCCATGCAGCAGGTGATCGAGGACCAGCGCTTCATCCTGGGCCCCGTGGTCGACGAGTTCGAGCACCAGGTCGAGGCGGCGCTGGGGGTGAGGCACGCCGTCGGCTGCGCCAGCGGGACGGACGCGCTCATCCTTCCGCTGCGCGCGCTCGACTGCCCGGGCGCGGAGGTGGTGACGTCGCCGTTCACCTTCTTCGCCACCGCGAGCACGATCCACCTGGTCGGCGCGCGGCCGGTGTTCGCGGACATCGACGCGGAGACGTTCAACCTCGACCCCGCCGCCGCCGAGGCCGCGGTGACGGAGCGCACCCGCGCGGTGATGCCGGTGCACCTGTTCGGGCAGATGGCGGAGATGGAGGCCTTCCGCGCGCTCGGCGACCGGCGCGGCATCGCGGTAATCGAGGACGCGGCGCAGGCCATCGGCGCGCGCCAGCGGACGTCGGACGGCACGGTGATCACCACGGGAACGCTGGGCGACGCGTGCGGCTTCTCCTTCTTCCCCACCAAGAACCTGGGCGCGTTCGGCGACGCGGGGATGACGGTGACGAACGACGACGCCGTCGCCGAGCGGCTGCGCAAGCTGCGCGTGCACGGCGGCCGGCAGATGTATCACCACGAGGAGGTGGGCTACAACTCGCGCCTCGACGCACTGCAGGCCGCGGTGCTCTCCGCCAAGCTGCCGCACCTCGAGGCGTGGAGCGCCGCCCGCCGCCGCCACGCCACGTTCTACGACCAGGCGCTGGCGGGGATCGACGGGCTGGCGACGCCGGTCGTCCGCCCCGGCAACGAGTCCATCGTCAACCAGTACACGGTGCGCGTCACAGGCGGGAAGCGCGACGCGCTGCGCGAGCACCTCACCGCGCGCGGCGTGGGCTGCTCGGTCTACTATCCCGTGCCGCTGCACCTGCAGGAGTGCTTCGCGTACCTGGGCCATCGCGAGGGCGAGTTCCCCGAGAGCGAGCGCGCCTGCCGCGAGGTGCTGTCGCTCCCCGTCTACCCCGAGCTCACGCCGGATCAGCTCGGCTACGTGGCGGAGACCATTCGCGGCTTCTTCGGCGCGTGA